GATTTATCGGTGCTTTATTTGCTTTAGGGATGTTGCATTATCATCTTTCTACCGCCACGCATTTTATACTCGTCTACTTCCTTGTTATTTTACTGTGGGTTTTTAGTTATAAGGGATTGATAACGGTTGAGCCAACGCCAAATAAAGAACGAGAAAAGGGTTCTATCTTCAAACAGTTAGACAAAACGCTCATTCAATTGGGGATTATTGGCTTCTTGAGTATGGCGATTGAAGGGGCAATGTTTGATTGGAGCGGTGTCTACTTTCAGGATATTGTGCAAGCCCCTGAACACTTGATTATTCTCGGTTATACGTCTTTTGTTCTCCTGATGGCAATCGGTCGATTTTTAGGTGATCGACTCGTAACAATATTGGGGCATAAAAAGGTCATTCAATATTCGGGTATCTTGATGAGTTCGGGATTACTCCTTACCGTTTTCTTTCCCCACTTGCTGCTGACTACTTTTGCTTTTATGCTTGTCGGACTTGGGGGTTCTTGTAGTGTTCCTACGTTATATGGGATAGCGGGTAAACATCCAAAGGTACATCCCGGAACAGCGCTAACCTTAGTGTCCTCTATTGCTTTTTTAGGTTTTCTACTAGGGCCTCCTGTGATTGGTTTTATCTCCTCGTCTTTTGACCTTCGATACTCGTTTGCCTTATTCTCCCTATTTGGAATTGTCATGGTACTTCTAGGAAACAAGGCTACATTATTTAAAACATGAGGAATATGCAAAGTTGCTTTTTTGTTTTTGTTTTTTTTGCGAAGTTGTGCGTTTTATCTAGTTATTTGGCAAATTGCCATTTGCCACTACGGGATTTTACATCATATCAGCTCACCACCTCACCAATCTCATCACCTCACCACTTCCCCTTCTCTTTACCAATATTTCTATTTTTTTAAGACAATAACGCAAGATATATTTAGATTTTATCTATTTTAGCCTGATATCATATCAGGATATGCATTTATCACAACACCTCAAGGATTTAACCAACAATTACTATAACAAACCTTATGAAAAATAATATCATAAAAATTATTACGTTGCTTTTTTATTGTCTTCCGTTCTTGGTCATCACCTCTTGCGTATCAGATAAATGCTCAGACATAGTAGGTTCTCCCCCTCCTTATCAAGGTCTCTATATCCATTTTATAGATAAGGATGATAAGGACATTCAATTGGATTGGTCGTTGATCTCCATAATCTCAGCAGATGAAAAAGAAAAAATAGAATATCATGCTAATTCTATTCTTAATTTTCTAATTGGTATTAAAAATCCCATTCTATCCAATACAATAACGATTACCTATGATAAGGAGCAAATTCTAGAACTAGAATATGAAAAACGAAAAGCAAGTTCAAAATGCAATAGCGATTCTTATTTCATAGAAAAGCCAACCCTTCATAGTTTATCAGATAATTATCAAATACAAAATCCAGATGAGGATACCATTGAGGGTTATTTTTTTGTAAAAGTTATGAAGTAGAGTCCGATTTTCACTGCGTTTCGATTTCACCGGCTCACCGTCTCACCAAGTTGCTTTTTTGTTTTTTGCTTTTTTGCGAAGTTGTGCGTTTTATCTAGTTACTTGGCAAATTGCCATTTGCCACTACGGGACTTT
The window above is part of the Myroides odoratus DSM 2801 genome. Proteins encoded here:
- a CDS encoding MFS transporter, with product MRFIFSPNSNSTRVAISLFFFAHGLVLSSWASRIPSIKTQLALTDAELGTLLLLLPIGQISTMPLSAKLIRTYGSQRSVRYGFLLYPLVLVLLGFATHYVTLALGLFFFGVLGNLCNIAINTQGVELETRLNKSLMSSFHGAWSISGFIGALFALGMLHYHLSTATHFILVYFLVILLWVFSYKGLITVEPTPNKEREKGSIFKQLDKTLIQLGIIGFLSMAIEGAMFDWSGVYFQDIVQAPEHLIILGYTSFVLLMAIGRFLGDRLVTILGHKKVIQYSGILMSSGLLLTVFFPHLLLTTFAFMLVGLGGSCSVPTLYGIAGKHPKVHPGTALTLVSSIAFLGFLLGPPVIGFISSSFDLRYSFALFSLFGIVMVLLGNKATLFKT